One part of the Orenia metallireducens genome encodes these proteins:
- a CDS encoding four-helix bundle copper-binding protein: MHRDLTRLLTTIQDCEMICEDMTSYVMRRPNFQTRIRQLELLRDCADICALTAKYIARDSYFARDIAELCADICMACSRECAKFPDQPSQHCSRVCYNCAQECERFAMARDARFYS; this comes from the coding sequence TTGCACAGAGACCTAACTCGTTTATTAACAACTATACAAGATTGTGAAATGATTTGTGAAGATATGACTAGTTATGTTATGAGAAGACCAAATTTTCAAACAAGAATTAGACAGTTGGAACTATTGAGAGATTGTGCAGATATCTGTGCCTTAACTGCCAAATATATTGCTAGAGATAGCTATTTTGCTAGAGATATAGCAGAATTGTGTGCAGATATCTGTATGGCTTGTAGCAGAGAATGTGCTAAATTCCCTGATCAGCCCTCACAACATTGTAGTAGAGTCTGTTATAACTGTGCCCAGGAGTGTGAAAGATTTGCTATGGCAAGAGATGCTAGATTCTATTCCTAA